CGGGCAACACACTGACGATCAGCGCGGCCAGTGCTGCCAATAATTGGTCGCTGAGCGGCAACGCGGGTACAACGCCGGGCACCAACTTCCTTGGCACCACCGACAATCAGCCGCTGGTCTTCAAGGCCAATGCGGTGGAACTGATGCGGCTCAGCGCCAGTGGCAACCTGGGCCTCGGAACCATCACCCCAGGGTCGAAACTAACCGTCGCGGGTGTGATCGAGACAACGACTGGCGGGTTGCGGTTTCCCGATGGTACGACGCAGATCACCGCCAGCAATAGTGCCTTATCCGCCGTCGCGCACGATGCCAGTTTGAGCGGCAACGGCACCAGCGGCACCCCGCTGGTGATTGCCGCGAACGGCGTGGGCACAGCGCAGTTGGCCGACAACGCCGTGACAAGCACAAAGATTGTCGCCAGCGGCGTGGGCACAACGCAATTGGCCAACAACGCCGTGACCGGAGCGAAGATCGCCACCGGGCAAGTGGTCAAGAGTCTCAACGGACTCTTTGACGTGGTGACACTGGCGGCGGGGTCGAACATCACGCTTGCACCATCCGGCAATACGCTGACGATTGCCACGGGGGGCGCGGCCAACAACTGGTCGCTGACTGGTAACGCCGGCAGCACTCCGAGTCTCAACTTCCTCGGAACGACCGACAACCAACCGTTGGCTTTCAGGATCAATGGGGCGGAAGTGATGCGGCTGAATGCGGGCGGCGGTGTCGGCATCGGGACGGTGAGTCCACCTCTTGCGAGGCTTCATGTAGAAGGGACATCCAATGCCGCTGCACAAGTGCTGGTGCGCGGCACCGCTGGAGTAGATCCGTCTATTGAACTGGGATCAACCGAAAGTGGATCAGCGGTATTGGAAGGGTTGGACATTAAATACATCAACAGTATCGGGGAGTCGGTATTTAATAATATCTACACACCATCCACCAATGCATTCCGCTTCCAATCCGGGGGGACTGACCGGGTGGTAATACAAAGTGCCGGCAACGTCGGCATCGGGACGCCGACGCCTGGATATAAACTTGACGTGGCTGACAGGATGAGGGTAAGGCAAGGCGGGAGCAACTCCGCCGGAATTTGGTTCTATCAGACGACCCCGGCCAATGACCGGGCTTTCGTGGGAATGGCAGATGACACGCACATAGGATTGTTTGGCAACACAGGGGCGGGCTTTGGACTAACAATGAATACGACCAACGGTGGGGTCGGCATTGGGACCACCGACGTATCTCAATTTGTGAAGCTGGATGTCAATAGCGGCGTCTTCGTCCACGCCGTGCGTGGCACCGCCCTCAACGGCATCGGCGTCGGGGTGTGGGGCATCGGCGGTACCGGTGTGTATGGTGACGGCGGCACCAGTGGCTATGGTGTGAATGGTATCAGCAGCGGCAATATTGGTGTGCTAGGCGAGGGCGGCTCCATCGGTGTAAAGGGCAGCAGCACCGATGGCACAGGCGGATACTTCAATGTCACCGGCAATGCCGACTCAGTCGTCGGCGTGTATGGCAATAGCAGCCAGAATGGCACCGGCGTGCTCGGCACAGGAAGGGTCGGTGTGTCCGGCTTTGGACATACCGGAGGCTGGGGCGGTTACTTCAAAAACGTAGCTCCGGGAGAAATCGCCCTCTTTGTCGAAGGAATTGGTCGGATGAATGTCCTCCAGGTCGCTGGCTCGGATGTGGCGGAGCGCTTCGATGCCGTTGCAGAGGCAAAGCCAGGCTTGGTGGTCACCATTGACCCCGACCGCCCCGGCCAACTCGCCATTGCCCGCCGCGCCTACAACCGCCGCGTGGCTGGCGTCATCAGTGGCGCAAACAAGCTTGAGGCGGGCATGGTGTTAGCTGATCTGTCGGGCTCGAAAAACTCCCTGCCCGTGGCGCTCAGTGGCCGCGTCTGGGTTTATTGCGATGCCACTCGAGCTGCCATTCAGCCCGGTGATTTACTGACCACCTCCAACATCCCCGGCCACGCGATGAAGGTCACCAATCACGCCAAAGCGCAAGGCGCGATCATCGGCAAAGCAATGACTGGCCTGAAGGCTGGCCGCGGCTTAGTGCTCGTGCTTGTCACGCTGCAATAGCTCAACGATGGCGTGCCGCTGGCGTCCGCTGACGAAGCGACACTATTGATAGCCGGGGTCACGATCAGAAAAGGGGAAGGCCATGAATTCACGACGCAAATTTAAGCAGTTGCTCTTGGTGCTCGGCGTGCTGCTGTTGCCTGGTGTGAGTGCGCTTGTGCTTGTGGGGACTTCGACAGCCTCGGCTGTACTGCAGGCTATGCAAAAGCGCGAACAGTCACTCGATAATGATCAAGAGGATCGGGAGAAGTACCAACAAGAATTCCAGCGCAAACACACTGATCCATCTGGTCGTGTACGACCGGATCTATGGCAGCAAGGCATCGAGCACTTCAAGCGTATGAAGGCCGCTCCCCAAGCAGTACCTGGCGATGGTATTGGCACGCGCTGGACGCAGATTGGACCCGCCGGACTAAAGATCGACGCGGGCAATCAGAACGTGATGGGAAGTGGTCCCAACTCCGGCGAAGTGGTTGACATCGCGATTGACCCGCGCGGCTCGACCGACCAAGTAATCTATATTGCGACTAATGATGGTGGTATCTGGAAGTCTACGAATGGCGGCGCGAGTTGGAACCCCAAAACGGACTTCCAGACCTCGCTTTCTATGGGTGCAGTAGCGCTTGACCCCAGCAACCCGTCCATTGTCTACGCGGGAACGGGAGACATCTTTGAAGGCTCCGGGCGATATGGAGCCTCCGTCAATATCAAGGCTGTCGGCCTCTACAAATCGCTCGATGCGGGAGAGACGTGGTCGGCCCCCCTCAATCCCCTAATCAATCCCCCCAATCCCCGCGGTATATTCACAGGGGTGGGAATCAACCGCATCGTGGTGCCTGCTTCCAATGTGGTGCTGGTGGCGACGGGCAATGGGCTTTTTTGCTCCGTAGATGGTGGGCAAAACTTCGGCATTGCGCCATTCTTCAACAACAATCAGCCTGTCCTTGGAGCAAACGGCGTGTTCATCTCAGACCTCAAGCTGGACACCGCCTCCGCCTCGACTGTTTATGCGGCGGTATCAGGTCAAGGGATTTTCAAATCTACGGATGGCGGCAGGACGTTCCCAAGCATAAATAATCTATTTATGTCTGGGAACTCTCCCAAGCCTAACACGCCAACGAACTACCAGAGGATCGCTATCTCACAGTCCACTATGGTTGGCGGGGCAGTGAACAACCAAACGATCTACGCGAGCGTTGAGAACAATGATTCGAAGTTCAACGGTCTCTATAAAACGACTGACCTAGGCGGAACTTGGTCGCAAATTCAGCCTTACAATGTGTTCAGTTGCGGCAGTAATAATTGTGCCTACGACTTGACGGTCGGTGTTGACCCCCAAGACGCGATGCGTGTCTATCTCGGGTTTGTGAACATGTCCCGCTCCACCGATGGAGGTGCCAACTTTACGCCGATCGGCGGCAACGATATACACGATGATCATCACGCGCTCGTGTTTAGCCCGAGTTCGCATTGGGCGGGCCCCGCGCCAACCATGCTGTACGTCGGGACGGACGGCGGCATTGCCAAAAGTCAAAATGGAAATGATGGGAACTGGATGAATATCAATGACGGAATCGCGACCATTCTTTTCCTCAACATGGATATTGGTCGCGGGAGTGCCGCCAATAACGGATTCACCTACGGAGCAGCACAGGACATGGGAGTATCCGAGCACAACCCGTTGATACACACCGGCACCGAGTGGCACCTCAATACAGGTGGTGACGGTTTTGCTGTGGCGGTTGACCCTTTCGATGCGAAGAAGGCTTACGGTCGCTATAACAGCACAACCGTGATGACAACCAATGGGGGTACCAATTGGGCTCCTATACAAGCTTTAACTGGCCCGCCGAATGGGACATTCGAACTCATTGTGGATCCAAACAACGGCGCAACTCTATTAACAAGTGGCGGCACTCCAAGCAATCCAAACAACAACAATCAACTGTGGCGTAGCACGGACTCGGGCGCAAACTTCACCCGCATTCGCGCATTTCCAGCGAACGTCGTCCCATACGCTATCGCGACGGTGAAGAGCGACTCCAATACCCTGTGGGTGGGGCTGGCCGACGGTACAGTACAAAGCACATCCAATGCTCTAGCCCCGACCCCGACCTGGACAGCACATACCGTGACCGGTGCGCCAATTACTAGTCTTGGCCCGGTTAGTGTCGGTGCGCTCACCATTGACCCCACCAATACTTCCCAAGTCGTCGTAGTCTATCCCGGCTTCAGTAATATCAACCCGACCAATCGCACCAAGCACGCCTTTATGACAACTAATGGCGGGAGCACGTGGAATGACATCAGCGGAACAGACGGCGGCAACCAATTAACTAATTTGCCTGACCTGCCGTTAAGTTCCGTGGTGATTTATCCCGGCACATCACCTCACACCATCATTGTGGCGAGTGATGCCGGGGTATTGCGCACGGCGGACCTTGGCGCAACATGGCAGGTCCTCGGCACGGGCCTTCCTATCGTGGTCTGTACCACGCTGGCACTTGACTCCACCGCTGGCTCAATGCTGCTACGCATTGGCACATACGGTCGCAGTGCCTTTGAGTTGACCATCAACGCGATCTATGTGGACTTGGCGAATACGACTGGAAATGAAGACGGCTCGCCTGCTCATCCTTATCGCACTGTTGCGGGGGGGTATGCGGCGGCCGTAGCGGGCGACACGATCATCATTCGCGCTGGCAATTATCCTGAGATTATTTCGTTTAACAAAGCCGTCACTGTCAGGAGTGAAGGCGGCACAGTAAATATCGGCAAGCCTTAGCTCGGCTTTTCGCCTACGTGCGGCATTGGGCCACGGAAAGATGATGACTCAGACCGCCGACTGAAGCGCCAAGCGCGGCAAGGTACTGAGTCAGGAGACTGATTATGTTGAGAAGCGCATTACCCAAACACAGCCACACTAAACCCAGCTCACGCCTCTGGACGCTGCTGCTTACGCTCGCGCTGCTGGCTGCCTCTGCCTTGGCGCAAAGCACTGCCTTCACTTATCAAGGCCGGCTGACCGATGGCGGCGGCCCGGCTACGGGCACGTATGACCTGCAATTCAAACTCTACAATGCGCTCTCCGGCGGCGCGCAAATCAACTCGACCGTCACACTCGAAGATGTCGCGGTGAGCACTGGCATCTTCAGCGTGACGCTCGATTTCGGCGCGGCGGCCTTTCCCGGCGCGAATCGCTGGCTGGAAATCGGTGTGCGTCCAGGGGTGAGCACTGGCGCATTCACGATACTCACACCATGCCAATCCATTACCTCGACACCCTATGCCATGCAGAGTTTGAATGCGGCGAGCGCGAGCAATGCGACCACAGCCGTCAATTTCAGCGGGAGTTTGGCGGGCGAGGTGATGGGAACGCAAAGCGCGACGGTCATCGCCAACAACGCGGTGACAACGCCCAAGTTGGCTGATGGCAGCGTGACCAACCCGAAGCTAGCCGATGGCAGCGTCAGTAACGCGAAGATTGTGGATGTTGCGGGAAGCAAAATCACTGGTGTGCTCACCACGGCCACGATGCCCGGTGCGAATGTCACGGGCGCAGTCGCCAATGCCACCAATGCCGTCAATGCGACGACCGCTACGACCGCTACGACCGCGATAAATGCCACCAACGCTACCAACGCTACGACCGCCGTCAACTTCAGCGGTGCGCTGGCCGGGGATGTGACGGGCACGCAGGGCGCAACGACTGTCGGCAAGCTGCGAGGGCAAACAGTGGCCAGCACGGCTCCGCTCGGCGGGCAGGTGCTCAAATTCAACAGCACGACCAACCAATGGGAGCCGGATACCGACAACGTTTCTGGCGGGGGCGGGGGCGGCACGATCACGGGGGTCACGCCGGGCACGGGCTTGAGCGGGGGCGGGGCGAGCGGCAACGTCACCCTGAACATTGCGAGCGGCGGCGTCGGTACGGCGCAATTGGCTGACAATGGCATCACTGATGCGAAGATCGTTGCGGTGAGCGGTGGCAAGATCACCGGCGCGGTAGCCAATGCCACGAACGCCGTCAATAGCGCGAATGCAACCAACGCCACGAATGCAACCAACGCGACGAACGCCACCACAGCCCAGAACTTCAGCGGCGCACTGGCTGGGGATGTGACCGGCAATCAAGGCACGACCACGGTGGCGAAGCTGCGGAATCTGCCGTTGCCAACGCCGGTGCTGGCCGATAACGGCAAGGTCTTGCGCTACAAGAATGACGGCGTCAACCCAGCGAGTTTTGAATTGGTGGCGGATGCCAATTCTGGTGGCACGCTCACCGGCGTGACCGCTGGCACGGGCTTGAGCGGTGGCGGCACGAGCGGGACCGTGACGGTCGGCCTCACACCCGGCGGCGTCAGCGTTACCGAGCTAGCCACAAATGCAGTGACGACCGCCAAACTGGCCGATGGCAGCGTGACCGATGCCAAGATTGCCACCGTCGCGGGCAGCAAAATTACCGGCACGATTCCGGTGGCGGCCGTGCCCGCGAGCAGTACGAATTACATTCAGAACACGACCACATCGCAGGCCCTTAGCGATTTCAACATCAGCGGCAATGGCACTGCAGGCGGGACGCTCTCGGCTACCAGTGTCATCGGCTCTAGCCCACTTGGCAAAGGAGTCTATGGCAAGAGCGGCGGTGCGAGCCCGACGACCGCCGGGATCTTTGGTGAGAACACCGCCAGTGGCGGCACTGGCGTCGTGGGCAACGCGTTGAACACGAACAGCGCGGGCGTGGCTGGAGTCGCCGACCCAAGTGGAGGCACGGGCGTGTACGGAAGAGGAGCGGTAAACGGCGTCTCCGGCAATAGCACCAGCGGGCGCGGCGTCTATGGTGGAACCTCATCGGGGTCTTCGACGCAAGCGGGAGTATGGGGAGAGAACAGTGCCAGTAACGGCACGGGAGTCGTGGGCAACGCGTTGAATACGAACAGCGCGGGCGTGGCTGGAATCGCCGACCCAAGTGGGGGCACAGGCGTCTATGGGAGAGGGGCAGCAACGGGTGTCTCCGGCAACAGCACCACCGGCCGCGGAGTTTATGGTGGGTCTGCAACCGGAAGCCCGACCATCGCCGGGGTCTGGGGAGAAAACTCAGCCTTTGCTGGTACGGGTGTCGTGGGAAATGCTTCGAATACGAATGGTGCGGGCGTGGCTGGAATCGCTGACCCAAGTGGAGGCACGGGCGTGTATGGGAGAGGAGCGGCAACCGGTGTCTCCGGCAACAGCACGAACGGTAACGGCGTATACGGCGCCAGCAGCAGCGGCTACGGAGTTTTTGGGCAAAGCACCAACAATCATGGCATTTATGGCACTACAAACGCCGGTAACAGTTCTGGTGTGTATGGTCAAAATTATTCCGGCGGCGTTGCATACGGAGTAACTGGCGTTGGCGAAAGGGGCGTGCATGGCGTTGCAACGCTATATTATGCCGGTTATTTCGACGGGACCGTAATTGTGACAACCGAGCTATATGTGTATGGCACAAAGAATTTCAAAATTGATCACCCGCTCGACCCGGCCAATAAATACCTGGTCCACGCGGCTATCGAGTCGTCGGATGTGAAGAACCTATACGACGGCACCATCACCACCGATTCCAACGGCACCGCGACTGTCACCTTGCCGAGCTACTTTGAAGCGCTGAATCGCGACTTCCGTTACCAGTTGACCGTACTCGGCCAGTTCGCGCAGGCCATCGTCGCCAGTGAGATTGCGCATAACCAATTCACTATCAAGACAGACAAGCCGGGTGTGAAGGTTTCGTGGCAAGTCACCGGCATCCGGCAGGATGCGTATATGAAGGCCCACCCAATGGTCGTCGAGCAAGACAAGCCGGAGAAAGAGCGGGGCACCTATCAGCATCCCGAACTCTTTGGTCAGCCCGAAGAAAAAGGACTTTCATGGGCGGACGATCCCGTGCTGATGAAGCGATTGAAGGAAGAGCGCGAAGGCCGACAGCGGGAACAAACCAACAAAGCCGCTGCGCCAGCCGCGCGGCCCAATAACCAGTAAGCTGCTGCGCAGGCGATCAAAAATCCTGCTGGCGAATTCGCCGAGTGTCCGACAAGCTGCCAGCTTGTCGTGGTCTCGACTACGGAATCAATGGGTTTGACGGCCAAACCTGCGACAAGCTGGCAGCTTGTCGGACAGCTTCCGCCCAACCGACAAAGTTGGGCGGTGGAGGTAGCCTCGTATGACAACGCAGCAGATTCTCTTAATGGATTGCCTGTATCTGGCCTTGCTAGGCGCAGTCATCTACTTCACGCGTGCGACGGCGTGGCGCATCGTGGGGGCACTGGCCGGCGGAGCGGCGGCGGGGTTGCTGGCGCTGGGTGCGATTGTGTTCGGCGAGGCGCAAGGTTGGTGGCGGGTGCCGTCCGGCTCGGTGCCGTACTTCCGGCTGCAGTTGTACCTTGGGCTTGCCATCTCGATGACCCCAACCTACCTGATCATCTGGCGGGTGGTCCGACGGTTCGGGTGGCGCGGGCTGGCAGTGTTTCTGGGCGCGGTGGCAGTCATCGGCCCGCCGCGTGATTACCTGATCGTGGCGGCGTTCCCGGAGTGGATGGTCTTCGCACCGGGCGTCGCACCCGTACTGGCCGACGCCGCGACGTATGTCGGCATAGTCGCCCTGGGGTACGCCGTGATGCGCCTGGTCGCAGGCCCCGCCCAGAGTGATCGGCTGGCGCGCCGGTCGCGGGACGCCGCCTGATCCGCAGGCGATCAATCATCGCACTTGATCCAAAGGACAAAGTTATGAAGCTCCCAACCAGACGTTATCGAATCGCCCTGCTCTGCGCGCTGCTGGCGCTGTCCGGCTTGACCATTTACGCGCACCGGATGCTGGAGAGCACGCGTCGTGCGGCCAGCCTGTCCGCAGCGCTCGGCCAGCACGTGGGCGTCAATACAGCCAGAAAACCAACTAAGGCTGCTGAACTGGCAGCCAGCCAGCCCATTGAAACGGCGTTTGAGCCGGTGCAATCCGGCGGCAGTTACAACCTGACGCAAGCCGTCCTGCCAGGCGGCGGCGGCACGAGCACGGGCGGCAGCAATGAATTAACCGGCACTGCCGGCCAGAGCACGTTGGGCGCGTCGAGCGCCGGCAGTTACTCAATCTCTGGCGGCTTCTGGGGCGGAACCGCGAGCGGCGGGTGCACGACCATCACCATCTCACCGGCGACATTGCCCGGCGGCACAGTTGGCACGAGCTACAACCAAACACTGCTGGCCAGCGGCGGTGGCGCGCCTTACACCTTCACGCTCACGGCGGGCGCGTTGCCCGGCGGTTTGAGTTTAAGCAGCGCTGGGGTCTTGAGCGGTTTGCCCAATGCAGGCGGCACCTTCAACTTCACAATCACGGCCACCGATGCCGGCAGTTGCACGGGCACGCAAGCCTACGCGCTCACGATCAACACGCTACCAACCATCAGCACGGTTGCAACAACCCGGCAGCAAGGCAGCGCGCTTTCCAATTCCAGCATCGCCAATGTCAACGATGCCGATCAAACGGCCAGCACGCTCGCCGTCACGGTCAACGGCGGCACAACCGCGACCGTCAACGGCGTGGCGGTGTCGGGCCTCAGCATCAACGCGGCAGGTGTTGTCAGCGCCAACGTGAGCGCCGCTTGCACAGCGACCAACGCCAACTTCACGCTGACCGTCACCGACAATGCGGCAGCTTCGGTCAACGCAACTCTCAATATCACCGTCACGGCCAACAGCGCACCGTCGCTGAGCTATGGCAATCAAGCAGTCAGTGCGGGCGGGGCGCTCAACGTTTCCCCTGCAAGCGCCATTGACAACGGCAGCATCACCGGCTTCGCGCTGGTCAGTGTGACGCCTGCGCTAATCACTGCGCCAACTGTGACCGGAGCGGGCGTCGTCGTTATCACCAACGCCGCGCCAGCGACCATTCACACGCTCATCATTCGTGCGACGGACAATTGCGGCGCGACGACCGATGCTTCGTTTACGCTCAATGTGGGCTGTCCCACGATTACGGTCAATCCGGCCAGTTTGCCCGGCGGCACGACCGGCGCGGTTTATCCAAATCAGACGTTTATGGCCAGCGGCGGCGTGGCACCGTACAGTTTCAGCGTCAGTATGGGGGCCTTGCCGAACGGCTTGACGCTCTCTGGCGCAGGCGTCTTGGCAGGCACGCCGACCACAGCGGGCCTCTTCAACTTCACGATCACAGCCACTGATGCCAACATTTGCCTGAGCGCCCACACATATCCGCTGACGATCAATCAAGCGGTACTGGCTAAAGCCAAAAAAGCCGATTTCGACGGCGACGGTAAAACCGATCTGAGCATTTTCAGTCCCAGCGCCGCGCCGCCGCTGACGAATTGGAGCGTCATCAACAGCAGCAATGGCCTGACCGTCACGCAGCAATGGGGCGCGGGTTATGCGCCTTACTTCGATGACATCGTGCCGGGCGATTACGATGGCGATGGCAAAGCCGATCACGCCATCTGGCGCGGCGCGGATTCGATCTGGTACATCCGCAAGAGCAGCGACGGCCAAGCCATCCTGCAATTCTGGGGCGCGAACTACGCGCCGTATTTCGACATCCCGACGCCCGGCGATTACGACGGCGACGGTAAGACCGACATCGCGGTCTTCCGGCGCAGTGGCACCTGGTTCGTGCGGCGCAGCAGCGATGGGCAGAACATGATCGTCACGCACGGGCAACAAGACGACATCCCGGTGCCCGCTGATTACGATGGCGATGGCAAGACCGACCTGGCTGTTTTCCGACCTGGAGCGATTGCGCCTGCGCCCAATTGGATCATCCTGAACAGTTCGACCAACACCGTGACCAGCATTCAATGGGGCGCAGGCTATGCGCCGTATTTCGACACGCCGGTGCCGGCGGATTATGACGGCGACGGCAAAGCGGATTTGGCGATCTGGCGCGGGGCGGATTCGATCTGGTACATCCGCAAGTCCTCGGACGGGCTGCCTATCTTGGATTTGTGGGGGGCGAATTATGCGCCGTACTTTGATATTCCGACGCCGGGCGATTACGACGGAGACGGCAAGGCGGATATTGCAGTGTGGCGGCGCAGTGGCACGTGGTTCGTCAAACGCAGCAGCAATGGTTCATTTCTGATTCAAAACCAAGGGCAAAGCGGCGATGTACCTGTGCCCGCCTATGGGGTGAGATGATGTTTGTCTGGCACCATTGACTAAGACTTGGGCCATTCAATCGAAAAGCTGCGGCCTCTCGCGCCATTGCTAAGTGAGAAGCCGCAGCTTTCGTGCCGACCGACAGTTCTTTACTTTGGTTTGCCGCCACCTTATTGAAACCCCACTTGCTGCAAGAGGGCGGCGAAACGCGCGTCCGCACGCACCGGGTCGAACATCGGATCTGTTTTCAACCCGCCGAGCACCGGACTGCGTTCGGCCAGGCACTTGGCCAACCAATCGAAGGTGGCATCCACATCGCCCAGCCCCACCGTCACGCCGGCTTGGGCAATTGGAGGCACGTAGGTGTGCTGAGCCATTTTATTCAATTGCGCCAGCGCTTGGAGCGCGTCGTCACGATGGCCCGCCAGCCCGCAGGCGCTGCCATACAGCCCGATCAGGCTCGCGCTCTGCGGCGCCAGCGCCAGGCCCTTTTGAAATTCGTTCCGCGAGGCTTCGTACTGACCGAGCAGACGATAACAAAAGCCCAGATAGATGCGGGCTGTCAGGTAATTCGGTTCGCGGCTGAGCGTCTGCTGCAACAGGGCTTGGGCTTCGCCGTAACGGCGCGCCCGATAAAGCGCCACGGCTGCTTCGGTGTTGGCCACGGGCGAGAGCGGGTCGAGTTGCAGCGCGAGTTGCGTTTCGTGCACTGCCTCGTTAAGGCGTCCCACATTTTCCAACCAGCTTGCATACCAGCCATGTGCCGTCGCTGAATTCGCATTCAAGCTGAGAGCGCGCTGAAATTCTTTTTCCGCCTGCGGCCAATCCCAGTAATAGTCGCTGATGATTTTGCCCAGCGCCGTATGCGCCCCAGCCAGCCCTTCGTCAATACGCAGGGCCTGGGTCACGGCCTCGCGGGCCGCCGGGTAAACTTCGCCGGGCGGGCGCACGTGGTAGGTGCCGAGCGTGATGTAAGCGTCAGCCAAACCGACATA
This portion of the Acidobacteriota bacterium genome encodes:
- a CDS encoding VCBS repeat-containing protein, producing MKLPTRRYRIALLCALLALSGLTIYAHRMLESTRRAASLSAALGQHVGVNTARKPTKAAELAASQPIETAFEPVQSGGSYNLTQAVLPGGGGTSTGGSNELTGTAGQSTLGASSAGSYSISGGFWGGTASGGCTTITISPATLPGGTVGTSYNQTLLASGGGAPYTFTLTAGALPGGLSLSSAGVLSGLPNAGGTFNFTITATDAGSCTGTQAYALTINTLPTISTVATTRQQGSALSNSSIANVNDADQTASTLAVTVNGGTTATVNGVAVSGLSINAAGVVSANVSAACTATNANFTLTVTDNAAASVNATLNITVTANSAPSLSYGNQAVSAGGALNVSPASAIDNGSITGFALVSVTPALITAPTVTGAGVVVITNAAPATIHTLIIRATDNCGATTDASFTLNVGCPTITVNPASLPGGTTGAVYPNQTFMASGGVAPYSFSVSMGALPNGLTLSGAGVLAGTPTTAGLFNFTITATDANICLSAHTYPLTINQAVLAKAKKADFDGDGKTDLSIFSPSAAPPLTNWSVINSSNGLTVTQQWGAGYAPYFDDIVPGDYDGDGKADHAIWRGADSIWYIRKSSDGQAILQFWGANYAPYFDIPTPGDYDGDGKTDIAVFRRSGTWFVRRSSDGQNMIVTHGQQDDIPVPADYDGDGKTDLAVFRPGAIAPAPNWIILNSSTNTVTSIQWGAGYAPYFDTPVPADYDGDGKADLAIWRGADSIWYIRKSSDGLPILDLWGANYAPYFDIPTPGDYDGDGKADIAVWRRSGTWFVKRSSNGSFLIQNQGQSGDVPVPAYGVR